ATTTCAGGTTCTTCGCCTCAGTAAGATAACGGTTTTTCAGGTCTTTCATACCGTAAGCATCGAAGATTTCAATCAGTTCAGATAAAATAGTCTGGCCGCGGGGTGTTTCTATATTTACTACTTTTAGGAGCTTGTCCACATCCGCAATCAGGTTGGCATTATCACCAGCGTTAAGATACGAGATCAGTACAGGACGTAGCAGAGATGAGGTCTCCAGCATTTCGTTGGATTTGTTCAGAAAGCTTGCCATCTCATCATGTGTGAGTTTCTTGGCCGGGTTTTTCTCTACATATTGGGCGTAATTGGTATGGTAAAACTGAACGAATGGATACTTTGAAATGTCTGTAGTAGCAGCGGAAAGCCTGTTAATTTCACGGTCTAATGCCTGTCTGAATTCAGAGTTTGCGGTGTAATAATCCTTGATTTGGTGGAGTGCGGGGAGAATATATTCTTTTTTCTGCTGCGCATCCTGAAGGGCATTCATCAAAGCATTACTCTCATCGAGATACTGAACATGGGTAATTTTACCATTTTCAGTATCAAACTTTAGTCTTACATCTTTGTTTTCAGAAATAAGGTTTATAGAGGTGTTTCCTTCCGGGAAATAGAGTTTCAACATCCCTATGTAAGGTTTCGTAACATTTATCTGCCAAACATTTCCTTTGCGGATTTCTTTCGCGTTCAGGATGTCTTTGGAACCGTGCAGCGTGTATAAGTACACTTCTTTCGGGCTGAAGCTTGCCGGTGCTTCCACATTTATTTTAAACTGTGATGATACA
This DNA window, taken from Chryseobacterium sp. 6424, encodes the following:
- a CDS encoding peroxiredoxin family protein, which codes for MKRFLVIISILVVNTVSSQFKINVEAPASFSPKEVYLYTLHGSKDILNAKEIRKGNVWQINVTKPYIGMLKLYFPEGNTSINLISENKDVRLKFDTENGKITHVQYLDESNALMNALQDAQQKKEYILPALHQIKDYYTANSEFRQALDREINRLSAATTDISKYPFVQFYHTNYAQYVEKNPAKKLTHDEMASFLNKSNEMLETSSLLRPVLISYLNAGDNANLIADVDKLLKVVNIETPRGQTILSELIEIFDAYGMKDLKNRYLTEAKNLKCTVNDRLARTIATNSNTEIGAVLENYVFNQPSNTTAKSIHQVKADKKVIVFWTSTCSHCEADVPKLIEKYRAMKSKNIEIIALSLDTDKIAYDNKAKTLPWINDTELKGWYSSFAEKYNVVATPTYFVLDANNKIIAKPDHAADVISYLNLN